Proteins encoded within one genomic window of Humulus lupulus chromosome 1, drHumLupu1.1, whole genome shotgun sequence:
- the LOC133818254 gene encoding uncharacterized protein LOC133818254 has translation MADLYRIEQGENEHPKSYLKCFIDLVHQIHDVDPVTTANLFVKILQVGSLLHENLTMTLPYDMAEIQIRAEGVFRVLEFRECAQKKSALISAPPVNNPPPPARDDKRKRQQTYHTKEGKRPRQYQESPRYLSFEYTVSQEVIYEENKDRPIWREPYKITTPPDIREKNKYCLFHKDHGHTVTECHNLNNQIQALMRSGRLTQYIKEAGRPGTLQHNPASAPTPEVDDPMRTASASPQEPLKQVPMIHGIVELTEDQEHATKIRKRMEERVKRYRSLGHTVNLVTSEDRCYPASAITFTNDDLQGVHLPHDDPLVISLQVDHCQLGKVLVDGGSGVDILFWEAFQKMGLEENQIRTSTTPILGFNSQRVYPKGVVRLTVVATERTLLVDFLIIDSITSYNAIMGRN, from the coding sequence ATGGCAGACCTCTATCGGATCGAGCAAGGGGAAAATGAACATCCGAAGTCGTATCTAAAATGTTTCATTGACCTCGTGCATCAGATCCACGACGTCGACCCAGTTACCACGGCCAATCTCTTCGTCAAAATCTTGCAGGTGGGATCTCTCTTGCACGAAAATCTCACCATGACACTGCCTTATGACATGGCTGAGATCCAGATCCGAGCCGAGGGCGTCTTCAGAGTCCTAGAATTTCGAGAGTGTGCGCAGAAAAAATCCGCACTTATCTCCGCTCCACCAGTGAATAACCCTCCACCACCTGCTAGAGATGACAAGAGGAAGAGGCAACAGACATACCACACAAAGGAAGGGAAGAGGCCAAGACAGTACCAAGAGTCACCGCGGTACCTCTCCTTCGAATACACCGTCTCACAGGAAGTCATTTATGAAGAGAATAAAGACAGACCTATCTGGCGTGAACCGTACAAGATTACCACTCCTCCAGACATAAGAGAAAAAAACAAATACTGTCTCTTCCACAAAGATCACGGTCATACGGTCACTGAATGCCACAACCTGAATAATCAGATTCAGGCCCTCATGAGAAGTGGGAGGCTAACCCAGTACATTAAGGAGGCAGGTAGACCCGGCACCTTGCAACATAATCCTGCTTCTGCCCCAACACCAGAAGTAGACGACCCCATGCGTACAGCCTCTGCAAGCCCACAAGAACCTCTCAAGCAAGTCCCCATGATACATGGGATCGTGGAGCTCACTGAAGACCAAGAGCATGCCACCAAAATCCGTAAGAGGATGGAGGAACGGGTGAAGCGATATAGATCATTAGGCCACACGGTCAATCTTGTCACTTCGGAGGACAGATGTTATCCAGCCTCTGCTATCACCTTCACTAACGATGACTTACAAGGAGTGCACCTACCCCATGACGATCCTCTCGTCATCTCGCTACAGGTCGACCATTGCCAGCTGGGTAAAGTTCTAGTCGATGGAGGCAGTGGGGTTGACATCCTTTTctgggaagccttccagaagatGGGCCTAGAGGAAAATCAGATCAGGACCTCCACTACACCCATTTTGGGATTTAACAGCCAGAGGGTATACCCGAAGGGCGTTGTACGGTTAACCGTGGTAGCCACAGAACGTACCCTGCTAGTGGACTTCCTCATTATAGATTCCATCACAagctacaacgccatcatgggGAGAAATTGA